cctcatttacgaTGGCTGCTTCTCTGAGACAGAGGTTTCTGCGTGTGCTGTGTTGCGGGGCGCCTCCCCGGGCGTCCTCCAGCGGCGACCCGGGTCACGGGGGAGGTGCGGCGGCAGAGGAAGCACTCCTGATGGAGGGGTTTCTGTTTAAGAggaccaggagtgtgtttaaaacctggaacaggtctgTACACTGATGCTTAGTGTATATATCAGGAattctctctatatatacactcaatattatatatatacactcaaaattatatatatacactcaaaattatatatatatatatatacactcaatattatatatatatatacactcaatattatatatatacactcaatattatatatatatatatatatatatatatatacactcaatattatatatttacactcaatattatatatatacactcaataatatatatatatatatatatatatatacactcaatattatatatatacactcaataatatatatatatatatatatatatatatatatatatatatatacacttaatattatatatatatacacactcaatattatatatatatttacgaTGTGTTTGATCTGTGCAGGCGGTGGTTCATCATACAAAACgatcagcttctctacaagaagaggtttaaggtaggtcacatgactttacatgatctaaatcagctctctcctggactctgtgaaatacccataatgcaccgCAGTCTTACGCCCCTCATCATTCGGGCGCATCACAGCAGAAGTCAACTTCTGTGctgggctgtgtcccaaaccgccCCCGTCATGTTTACGTCTGGGATGATTTCACCGGCGTTTATATCATcgactgtataaataagaaggttttatgttctattccccCAGCGTGACTTCACGGTGCTGGCTGAAGACCTGCAGCGCTGTTCGGTCCAGAGCTGCGAGGACACCGGGCGACGCTTCTGCTTCCGGGTGGTCACGCCCACAAGGTAAGTCCAGATCTATAATCATcagaaatagacagacagatgatcaatagacagacagacagatgatcaatagacagacagtagatatctatctactgtctgtctattgatcatctgtctatctagacAAGTTGatggatagaaagacagacaggtagatagacagactatttatccatctgaatgtctgtctatctatctgtttatctatctactcaatctgtctatctgtctgcatcctatataatctgtatctatcaccgtgtgtgtacaggagctgtacgttccaggccgactgtgaggcaggtagacgggcgtggatcagcgccattcagaacctgactgagagagaagaagaaacagTCGAGAGCAAGGTGAATTATCATTACCACTATACtccgggaggggaggggttcgGTTCTCGATTTTGTAACACCAGTTTAATGCGTCTGAATCAGGAGGAATCAGACGGGTACAAGAACGATTCGGAATCAGATTCCTCAAGCAAGCAGACAGACTCACAGGGACCACGAGTGTCTTCTGAAGCTCCAGGTAACCCTAACACCACCACGTTAGAGTTCCACACTATTGAACTCTAGTGACTATATATTTAACCCTTGGGCTTCGTAGGTGGGATCAGTTCTGGAGAAGTCGTCTGTGATGCTCTCGAGAACAAGGGTGAGTACACCGAACCTTTATGTAGACCCTTATTTTTGGTCCACATGACACATGGAGCATCATTGGTGATACTTGTGTTGAAGATGCTGAAAGAGAAACCACCGACGGAGGACATCAAGAGGAGAAGACGACCAACACGAACCCGGACAGCTTTGAGAGCGGACACACTGTCGGAGAGCTGCTGGGAAAGGGAGGCTGCGGTTCCGTCTACGAAGGCGACTGTAAAGCGGATGGGAACCAGGTGAGTATCAGTTTGACGACCAACCAGGACTTTATTGGGTCACTGTGGCGGATGGGCTCTTCCAGCATGGctagaagagcatgaccaagacttcagAGTACTACCATGGCcctctaattccccagacttaaacccagtTGAGcgtctgtgggaccacctcaaGCAGCatcatggctccagatacctgtaacCACCTACCAGGACTTTATTGGGTCACTGTGGCgtatgggatcttccagcaaggctagaaacattggttggaagagcatgaccaacaCTTCCGAGTACTACCCTGACCCCctgattccccagacttgaacccacctcgattgtcatgttggctttacggatcctcccctggatcctcccttggctccagatacctgtgacgaccTTCTGAAGAGTCAGATGTAGCTGTTTGGGTTCCTCTGCTCATGAATGAGATACATGTAGGATGAAACAAGAAGAGGccaaatcagtaataataataacatgtctCTTGTGGGCAGCAGGTAGAGGTACCATGCGCTGTACCCGAGACAGACGACACCACAGAGGGAACGTCACGTGTGGTTGAGGACGTCTCTGAGCTGCACAAGTGCTATGAGGTTTACAAAACCATTGGATCAGGTAACTGGTACCACTTTCAGTCGTCTCTCTGCCTTTGTGTAACACAGATGTGCATCTTTTAAAACCtgacttaatatttttttttttattcaatcgTTCTTCAGGTGGTTATGCGACGGTCAAGCTCGGCAGGCACATTCAGACTCAAGAGCCAGTGGCCATAAAGATCCTGGAGAAGAAAGAGCTCGGGGTTAGTTTCAGCAAAACTGTCTGTTAAAGACGGACGTGTCTCAGTTTCCAAACGTTTGGTTCTCCTAATTCTGATTTGAAAAGTCATAAAACTGTTCCGGTTTCATCCCTATTACAGGATGAGTTGTCCGATTTGAGGATAGAGATTAAAGCCCTGAAGAACCTCAATCATCAGCACGTGTGCCGCTTGTACCAAGTCATGGAGACTGCTGACCAGATCTACCTGGTGCTTGAGGTACCATCAGTGGTTGAAAACTATCAGATTTGATTTAATCTCTGGATTTACGATGATTTGCTGCTCACTTGACTCGCTCTCTCCTCCAGTTTTGTCCGGGTGGAGATCTGTTCGACCACATCGATAATAACGACAGGTTGTCGGAGGAGGAGACGCGCAGGATCTTCCGTCAGATCGTCTCGGCGCTGGCCTACGTCCACAGCCAGGGATACGCCCACCGTGACCTTAAGCCAGTGCGTCAGCCAAACGATTTCCACTTATACTTTGTGCTCTTTCTTTGTTAGTGCTTGGACATGACGTGTTTTATTTTGACTCTCAGGAAAAcatgatgctggatgagaagaaCAACATCAAGCTCATCGACTTTGGTCTCTGTGCCAAACCAGAGGTTCGTGTCTCTCCTAAGACTGTAGTGTATACTTAAATCAAGCGTGCCATTCAGAGAGTCTAGTAAGGTGGTGTGCTTACCCCCATCCATCATGCTAAAGCCTTGCACACATGGTGTCCACAATTAGTTTCAGTGATCAGTTAGATGAACAGGACATCACAGAGCCATGCTGGTTCAGTTTGTGTGCTGTGTTGCAGATGCGAGTCAACAGTTGGACCTTTGGTTGATAGAAATCTGTTTTGTTGTAGGGTGGATTGGgtactgctctgattgagggctGTGGAACCCCTCCCTACTTGGCACCAGAAATCATTGATGCGCAACCCTATCTTGGTGCAGAGGTAGGtttgtgtggggtgtgtccccagGTTATTCCTGATAAACTTCAATTGAAAAGTCTCCAAATCCAAGGTGTTCAGTCCCCTCTGTAGCCCCATTCATGAGTTATTCTATGAGgtctggatgaggggactgaccagggtaaagcatggttaaaaaagacaatgaatatgtgtgtgtgtgtgtgtgttttaggcagATGTTTGGAGCTTGGGTGTTGTCCTATATGACATGCTGTGTGGCTACCTCCCGTTCGATGGTGACAACTTTGTGGAGCTCCATGAACAAATCACTGTAAGTCTTGGAACTACAATGAAACACCATTGGCATACACGTCTTGTTACGATTATGAAATTGAATCCATTATTTAATGATCAGCAGCatgttaaacatacagtaaaagtaacagtaacggCTTGTGGCGATGTCCTTTGATCAGATGTGATTGTTTTGCTCTGTGTTTCCTCAGAAAGGACATTTTGACACTCCTGACTGGCTATCTCCTGGTTCTGTACTGCTGATTAAGGAAAtgctgcaggtgtgtgtttatggtgtgtttaatgtgagcaaagtgggtgtgtgtttctctgtgggcTTCATCACCTGAAGTTCTTGTATCTTGTCCTGTAGGTGGTTCCAGAGCGGCGCATAAAGGTGGAGCATCTGCTGGATCATGAGTGGGTAATGAAGGGGTACAGCAGCCCTGTGGAATGGCACAGCACATGTCCGGTACAACATCCACCCTAGACGTAGTACAGTGACATGATGGAGATCCACCGTACAGAAGATTGTATCTTTATTATCCTACATACTCatatatttgtgtctgtgtgtgtttttgtgtctcaGCTGGATCATCTAGATGAAGAAAGCATCACTGAGATGGCTGTGATGTTCAGACAGTCCAACCAAAGCATGAAGCAGCTGGTGTCTGAGGTACATTTCAGTACTTGTATCTGCATCAACACAGATGCTAAAATGTAGACACATATTTATTAGTGATCAGACCACAGCTACGTATCTTTTGCTCTTGAGAAGGAAGCAGCGCAGTAGTCCAGTGTGTAGCTGAGCGGACGTGTAAGAAATAGTAACATTTCCacaatcagtgtattttacctgATAAACGCTGCTCTACATGCTCATCTGTCCAAACACTACAGCTTCTGGAATGTTCTTACAcctcttcttgttttatttagcaGGAGACACCGTCGGTGTGACAAGGAGGGACGATGGTGGCACCATCCAATCAGGAAACGTTACATCTCAATTCCACATTTCAATGATTGTTGCAGATGTTTCTCTCTAACCcatcctctctctctttttttaccAGAACGATGCATTTTGggtatctgtgtgtgactgGTTAGATGAACTCCACTGAGGTGCCGCCCTTGTTGATTCACACAGCTGTATGAGAAGTGTAGAACATGGATGACCAGGATCAACAAGCATCAAAAtcttattacattaaataataaataaataaactcactgaATATATGAAGGTGCATGGATGTTCATTTTTACAATAGCAACACAACGTTTCCTGACATGTTACAGAACATTAAACTCAGCAgtgaagatacagacctacTGTCAGCTCACTCAGAGCAGCCTGAGATCGTTACCCTAAAACTTTATAAACTCATGTCTCTCAACTCATATTATTTCATTACAATTCTACAAAAGGGCCACAAGAGGGGGACATCACAAGGATTGTTTATTTCAACAAGGTCAAAAGATCTCGTCCGCTTTTTTCAAACGTGCTTCCAATCTGgagactaatgccaagttcacactacacgactgatcggccatagggggtcacacactacacaatctatcaccaactggaatcgcggGCGAGCTTCTGTGGtatcccaaactacgttttgttacgaaaatgtccaaaaatgcacgtaaacaagtagtgagcgatcaaagtttgtgcgctgatgtgcagcgtaaaataaaagaggaaaaataaatgaatctgagtggatttggcttggattgttctatagtaagttggaggttaataaatattttttgcagtgcagcgtgggtgttttgtagaaaacgatcaggtcagaaatactttaaaacttgtgtgtgtgctgatgtattctgatataaactatattacgcccctgtcccatctttttacactcctcccctgcatttcccctcacactccTCCCCTCACTGTTCGATATAGCagtcattgccagtcggccaaCTCAGAtgcagatatctgacatgctagaaatctcgattcGGTCCGGAGCCGATTTGGAGCCGCTTAgtgttcacacatagcgattgtgAGAGTTTCGATCTCCGAGCAAACACTGAGTTGCTACCGAGCCGGCAAATCAGgacaaaagtcgtgtagtgtgaacaaggCATAAGTCTGTCTAAACCCACccttcacatgctaaaactagcAGACCTTGTTCATAGGTATGTGAGCCCAAAtcctcattaaaaacattttgtacggTTTGCAATGAAAGCTTTTAGACAGCCATGACACATTTTGAAAGTAGCCCAATTTTCAACCATGactgaattttttaaacaagcccaatttggcgggaAAATCGTgagagttgccaggttcagcagaaTTATCCAGCCTAATGTCTGGTCTAAAATCAAccctgaagctgaaactagcccagAATCCAGGGTGTCACAGATATTGTTGAAATGGCAAATGATTGATCAGTACTActagtgaatcttttattattaataataatatactttcattttacattccgATTGATACTTTTttgtgatgtattttgtttacattggtattacagctagtaatattttatcattaaaccattagtcgttttattaattttttataatcCTTTTAGATCTCATTAAAgaacatttaatagtaacactttaaatactaaaagCTCTAAATTTCACTTCtgctcttttctgttctttcctctcctgttttcttctcctctccAATCTTCTTTATTAACAATTTAGTCTTTTTATTCTCTTATGATTTATGAATAGAATTTCAGGTTACGTGAAGAACTATTTTGAATTATTACCCACCCAGTCCTTTACATCCACTTTCTATTGTCACTCCAGCTCAagcatacatacaaatacatggacCGTCAGTTTAGTCACATTTAACAACCAtggacacatttgctgacatcggattcaaaaccaaactctcatcacacagaggactcagatggaatttacagtttaacaaatacatttattcatcaataaagaaacacttgtctCCCGACCTCTCAACTGGTCTTGGTCAATTGATCACCTCCATGataagaaaacacctgaactaccacaatagtatttatttatttttgaatgtaatttcagtgcagtctgtattaggatttatatgaactgggttttatgcactagaagatggtgggataattaaatgtaaatatgagtatttcttttaacaaaggagtttagttttaatctactttaataaacacagaacaacttttactttcaagtggaagaattctaccctggtctttatggtgtttgcaaagttttcataaatgaatagcctcttactttaacacttctaggtctacactccaaaattctagtctttagatgatttccacttagcaaataatgaaccgtcctcaaccagaatgtacatgagaaggtgtgaatggagggctgtggactgaacagtgttgcattgttctatcatcatgagtctttgttctttgtgtttatctatacgTAGAtcaaattagtggtagctaaactcctttgttaaaagaaatactcatatttacgtttaattatcccaccatcttctagtgcataaaacccagttcatatgAATCCTAGTGAAGAAaagcatgttttaaaatgtaaaaccataaacagcaccgtctgTAAAGATGAATCCTCTTGTGCTTATAGACTAGTTGgtttgtattgttatttttaagcttctacTGGTGTGAAGGTGTGAGTTGGAAaagaaaacatgacattagagaaactgcttggaagaacgtctaggactgactgtagtcttctctaaagctacctgagcagtgttggggtagttactcaaaaaagtaatccattactcattactcattacttaactaaaattgtaatgggattactttactcattacatcctggaaaatgtaatctcgttcctcattactttactttcacgttacattctaaaacccaaacaaatactgtatactggaatcacatctacaaacaaattccatttatttactttatttatttagtttcagaaaaatcctctcttgtgcagagatgtacctgtgtttgtttctgctttaaaacatacacgccatgaaccaatcagatttaacatcattaaacgagtttattccttaattatttgtccttatactagaggagcgactcggt
The sequence above is drawn from the Trichomycterus rosablanca isolate fTriRos1 chromosome 14, fTriRos1.hap1, whole genome shotgun sequence genome and encodes:
- the LOC134327028 gene encoding maternal embryonic leucine zipper kinase-like, encoding MAASLRQRFLRVLCCGAPPRASSSGDPGHGGGAAAEEALLMEGFLFKRTRSVFKTWNRSRDFTVLAEDLQRCSVQSCEDTGRRFCFRVVTPTSLMRLNQEESDGYKNDSESDSSSKQTDSQGPRVSSEAPGGISSGEVVCDALENKDAERETTDGGHQEEKTTNTNPDSFESGHTVGELLGKGGCGSVYEGDCKADGNQQVEVPCAVPETDDTTEGTSRVVEDVSELHKCYEVYKTIGSGGYATVKLGRHIQTQEPVAIKILEKKELGDELSDLRIEIKALKNLNHQHVCRLYQVMETADQIYLVLEFCPGGDLFDHIDNNDRLSEEETRRIFRQIVSALAYVHSQGYAHRDLKPENMMLDEKNNIKLIDFGLCAKPEGGLGTALIEGCGTPPYLAPEIIDAQPYLGAEADVWSLGVVLYDMLCGYLPFDGDNFVELHEQITKGHFDTPDWLSPGSVLLIKEMLQVVPERRIKVEHLLDHEWVMKGYSSPVEWHSTCPLDHLDEESITEMAVMFRQSNQSMKQLVSEQETPSV